From the genome of Deltaproteobacteria bacterium, one region includes:
- the prfA gene encoding peptide chain release factor 1, with product MWDKLESATERIPELERLMSDPSVTGNPREMQRIGRELAELRPVAAAHARHRKIEQELADNRALQDGETDPAMKAMVREEIDRLTSEKDRLAEEIRALLVPKDPNDEKNILIEIRAGAGGDEASAFAGELFRAYGMYADSKRWKVEILSRSETGLGGTKEVIAMIEGRGAYSRLKYESGVHRVQRVPATEAGGRIHTSTVTVAVMPEAEEVDVQIQPDDLRIDVFRSSGPGGQSVNTTDSAVRITHIPTGLVVQCQDEKSQLKNKSKALKILRSRLYDAEMAKRQSERADLRRSQVGTGDRSERIRTYNFPQNRVTDHRVGLTLHQLSTVLDGGFDPFIDALTSQAQVEALRKTG from the coding sequence TTGTGGGATAAGCTCGAATCGGCCACGGAGCGGATACCGGAGCTCGAGCGGCTGATGTCGGACCCGTCGGTCACGGGGAACCCGCGGGAGATGCAGAGGATCGGGCGGGAGCTCGCCGAGCTGCGCCCGGTGGCGGCGGCCCATGCGCGGCACCGGAAGATCGAGCAGGAGCTCGCCGACAACCGCGCCCTCCAGGACGGCGAGACCGATCCCGCGATGAAGGCGATGGTCCGCGAGGAGATCGATCGGCTGACCTCGGAAAAGGATCGTCTCGCGGAGGAGATCCGCGCCCTGCTCGTCCCGAAGGATCCCAACGACGAAAAGAATATCCTCATCGAGATCCGCGCCGGCGCCGGGGGGGACGAAGCGTCCGCCTTTGCCGGGGAGCTCTTCCGCGCCTACGGGATGTACGCCGACTCCAAGCGCTGGAAGGTCGAGATCCTCTCCCGCAGCGAGACGGGGCTGGGGGGGACCAAGGAAGTGATCGCCATGATCGAGGGACGCGGGGCGTACAGCCGCCTGAAGTACGAAAGCGGCGTCCACCGGGTCCAGCGCGTGCCGGCGACGGAAGCGGGGGGCCGGATCCACACCTCCACGGTGACCGTGGCGGTGATGCCCGAAGCGGAAGAGGTGGACGTCCAGATCCAGCCGGACGACCTCCGGATCGACGTGTTCCGCTCCTCCGGGCCGGGGGGGCAGAGCGTCAACACCACCGACTCCGCGGTACGGATCACGCACATTCCCACGGGTCTCGTCGTCCAGTGCCAGGACGAGAAGTCCCAGTTGAAGAACAAGTCGAAGGCGTTGAAGATCCTCCGCTCGCGCCTCTACGACGCCGAGATGGCGAAACGCCAGTCCGAGCGGGCCGACCTGCGCCGCTCCCAGGTGGGAACCGGGGACCGCAGCGAACGGATCCGCACCTACAATTTTCCCCAGAACCGCGTGACCGACCACCGGGTCGGGCTGACGCTGCATCAGCTCTCCACCGTGCTCGACGGTGGATTCGACCCCTTCATCGACGCCCTGACGTCCCAGGCCCAGGTCGAGGCGCTCCGCAAGACCGGCTAA
- the prmC gene encoding peptide chain release factor N(5)-glutamine methyltransferase produces the protein MLLSELIAICRREMAGVRDAAPGEAEILVSAVTGILRGRLFLSMDDDVGDASVRLLPLIARRAAGEPLQYVLGAWDFFGREFLLSPDTLIPRPETEGLAERAVAALRCSPMARPLALDVGTGSGAIAVTLAAEVPAARVVATDISPGALRKARENAARHGVAARVLPICCDLLSALKCGERFDVVVSNPPYVAEGEWPSLPPEVRDHEPPGALLAGRDGLSVLRPLVAGVAGLLSSGGELWCEIGASQGEAASSLPCGSLRPLGVFPDLAGRDRYVGWKKPERER, from the coding sequence GTGCTCCTCTCGGAACTCATCGCGATCTGCCGTCGGGAGATGGCGGGCGTACGGGACGCCGCGCCCGGCGAGGCGGAGATCCTCGTCTCCGCGGTCACCGGGATCCTCAGGGGCCGACTCTTCCTTTCGATGGACGATGACGTCGGCGATGCTTCGGTGCGGCTGCTCCCGCTGATCGCGCGGCGGGCCGCCGGCGAGCCGCTGCAGTACGTTCTCGGGGCCTGGGATTTCTTCGGAAGGGAGTTCCTGCTCTCACCCGACACGCTGATCCCGCGTCCCGAGACGGAGGGGCTGGCGGAACGAGCGGTGGCGGCCCTTCGCTGTTCCCCGATGGCGCGACCCCTTGCGCTCGACGTGGGGACCGGGAGCGGGGCGATCGCGGTGACCCTTGCCGCCGAGGTTCCCGCGGCCCGCGTCGTGGCCACCGACATCTCGCCCGGCGCCCTGCGGAAGGCGCGCGAGAACGCGGCGCGCCACGGCGTGGCGGCCCGCGTCCTGCCCATCTGCTGCGACCTGCTTTCCGCCTTGAAATGCGGGGAGCGATTTGATGTAGTGGTCTCCAACCCCCCGTACGTCGCCGAGGGGGAGTGGCCCTCGCTGCCGCCCGAGGTGCGCGACCACGAGCCGCCGGGGGCGCTTCTTGCCGGCCGGGACGGTCTGTCGGTCCTGCGGCCCCTGGTCGCAGGCGTCGCCGGGCTCCTGTCGTCCGGCGGGGAGCTTTGGTGCGAGATCGGCGCTTCGCAGGGAGAGGCGGCGTCCTCGCTGCCGTGCGGTTCCCTGCGGCCGCTGGGGGTCTTTCCGGACCTTGCGGGGCGGGACCGGTACGTCGGGTGGAAAAAACCGGAACGGGAGCGCTGA
- a CDS encoding DUF1385 domain-containing protein, with product MPPEPAELVLGGQAVIEGVMMKGPLAYAVAVRKANGEIRVRDFPLVESAARKRIAKIPLVRGVVTMAAMLAIGYRALQYSADEAMEDVEGASGAAKDTGEGAKSGGLAMAGAMAMALLLGVGLFFLLPLYATHLLAGLVPALRGSISFNLADGAIRVLVFVLYIVGITRMKDIRRVFEYHGAEHKVINAYEAKADLTPEAVREYPRLHPRCGTSFLLFVMVISILVFSLIPRESSLLTKALLRLPLIPAIAGISYEVLRLSAKKTRSPWFRALVAPGLWLQRLTTREPDLPQIEVAIASFRRVSGPPGSEVSLVG from the coding sequence ATGCCCCCGGAACCTGCGGAACTCGTCCTCGGCGGCCAGGCGGTCATCGAGGGCGTGATGATGAAGGGGCCGCTGGCGTACGCGGTCGCGGTGCGGAAGGCCAACGGGGAGATCCGGGTCCGGGACTTCCCCCTCGTCGAATCGGCGGCGAGGAAGCGGATCGCGAAGATCCCCCTGGTGCGCGGGGTGGTGACGATGGCGGCGATGCTGGCGATCGGGTACCGCGCCCTGCAATACTCGGCGGACGAGGCGATGGAGGACGTGGAAGGTGCTTCGGGCGCCGCGAAGGACACGGGGGAAGGCGCGAAGTCGGGAGGGCTAGCCATGGCGGGCGCCATGGCGATGGCGCTTCTCCTGGGAGTCGGCCTCTTTTTCCTGCTCCCCCTGTACGCGACCCATCTCCTGGCCGGCCTGGTCCCCGCCCTCCGGGGCTCGATCTCCTTCAACCTCGCGGACGGGGCGATCCGGGTGCTGGTCTTCGTCCTGTACATCGTCGGGATCACGCGGATGAAGGACATCCGGAGGGTCTTCGAGTACCACGGCGCGGAGCACAAGGTGATCAACGCCTACGAGGCGAAGGCGGATCTTACGCCGGAGGCGGTGCGGGAGTACCCGCGCCTGCACCCGCGGTGCGGCACCAGTTTCCTCCTGTTCGTGATGGTGATCAGCATCCTCGTCTTCTCCCTCATCCCGAGGGAGAGCTCCCTGCTGACGAAGGCGCTCCTGCGGCTCCCGCTGATTCCCGCGATCGCGGGAATCTCCTACGAGGTGCTGCGGTTGTCGGCGAAAAAGACCCGGTCTCCCTGGTTCCGCGCGCTCGTGGCGCCGGGGCTTTGGCTGCAGCGGCTGACCACCCGGGAGCCGGACCTGCCCCAGATCGAGGTGGCGATCGCGTCGTTCCGGCGCGTGTCGGGGCCGCCCGGCTCGGAGGTCTCCCTTGTGGGATAA